Part of the Amycolatopsis sp. 195334CR genome is shown below.
CCGACCTGCTCGCGTCGCCGGTCGCCTGGACCCCGGGCAACCCGGCCGCGGGCACCGCGGTGAACTTCTCCGTGGCGATCAAGAACCAGGGTTCGGTCGCCTCGGCCAGTGGCGCGCACGGGATCACGCTGACCATCACGGACAGCACCACCGGCGCTGTGGTGCGCACGCTCAACGGCAGCCACACCGGCGCCATCGCGGCGGGCGCCACCACCGCGCCGGTTTCGCTCGGCAGCTGGCCCGCGGTCAACGGCAAGTACACCGTCAAGACCGTGATCGCCGACGACGCCAACGAACTCCCGGTCAAACGGGCCAACAACACCACCAGCCAGCCGTTCTTCGTCGGCCGCGGCGCGAACATGCCGTACGAGTCGATCGAGGCCGAGGACGCCGCGGTCACCGGCGGTGCGACGATCGTCGGTCCTAATCGGACGATCGGGCACGTGGCGGGCGAGGCCTCCGGACGACGCGCCGTCACGCTCAACAGCACCGGCAGCGCCGTCGAGTTCACCACCAAGGCGAGCACGAACACGCTCGTCACCCGGTTCTCCATTCCGGACGCACCGGGCGGCGGCGGCATCACCGCCACGCTGAACGTCTACGTCAACGGCACCTTCCTCAAGCCGATCACGCTGAGTTCGAAGCACGCCTGGCTCTACGGTCCGGAAGCGGGCCCCGGCAACACCCCGGGCGCCGGCGGGCCGCGTCACATCTACGACGAGGCCAGCATGTTGCTCGGTACCACCGTGCCCGCGGGCAGCAAGATCAAGCTGCAGAAGGACTCCGCGAACACCTCGCAGTACGCGATCGACTTCGTCAACTTCGAGGAGGTGGTGCCGCGGGCGAACCCGGATCCGGCGCGCTACGCCGTGCCCGCCGGAGTCACCCACCAGGACGTGCAGAACGCGCTGGACAAGGTGCGGATGGACACCACCGGCACGCTCACCGGCGTCTACCTGCCCGCCGGTGACTACCCGACCTCGACCAAGTTCCAGGTGTACGGCAAGGCGGTCGACGTGGTCGGCGCCGGGGTCTGGTTCACCCGGTTCACCGCACCGGCAAACCAGGAGAACACCGACATCGGCTTCCGCGCCGACGCCACCGCGAACGGCTCGAAGTTCTCGAAGTTCGCCGTGTTCGGCAACTACACCTCGCGCAACGACGGGCCCGGCAAGGTGTTCGACTTCGCCAACGTGTCGAACATGACCATCGACGACCTGTGGGTCGAGCACCAGATGTGCCTGCTGTGGGGCTCGAACACCGACAACACCAAGGTGTACAACGCACGCATCCGCGACCTGTTCGCCGACGGGCTCAACTTCACCAACGGCAGCACGGGCAACCACATCAGCAACAACGAAGCCCGGTCCACCGGTGACGACAGCTTCGCGTTGTTCGCCGCCACCGACAACAACTCCGGCAACCAGACCGGGAACGTCTACGAGAACCTCACCGCGATCCTGCCGTGGCGGGCCGCGGGGCTGGCGGTCTACGGCGGTTACGACAACACCTTCCGCAACCTCTACCTCGCCGACACGCTGACCTACTCGGCCATCACCATCTCCTCGCTCGACTTCGGCTACCCGATGCACGGGTTCGGCCCGGGGACGACGAACTTCCAGAACATCTCGGTGGTGCGGGCCGGCGGCCACTTCTGGGGCGCGCAGACCTTCCCCGGGATCTGGCTGTTCTCCGCGTCGAAGACGTTCACCGGAATCCGGGTGTCCGATGTAGACATCGTGGACCCGACCTACCACGGCATCATGTTCCAGACGGACTACGTCGGCGGGCAACCGGCGAACCCGGTGCAGGACACCGTGCTCACCAACGTCAGCATCAGCGGCGCACGGCTGAGCGGGGACGAGTTCGAAGCGAAGTCGGGCTTCGGGATCTGGGCCAACGAGATGCCGGAACCCGGTGAGGGCCCGGCGATCGGTCAAGCCACCTTCAACAACCTGAAGCTGAGCAACAACCACGTCGACATCCGGAACACCACACCGGGGTTCAAGATCGTGCGGAACCCCTAGTCAGCGCGCGCTGGCCACCGCGAGCGGCACCAGCTGCTCCGCGGTGGTCAGCGAGCCGTGCTGACCGACCAAAGAGGACTCGACCGCCTCGGCGAGTTCGCGCACCATGCCGAAGGTGCCCTTCGCCGCGGCGACCACGTCACCGATGCGCGGCCGGACGCGGTCGCTGACCGTCGGGCCGAACAGCCCGCCCTCGATGGCTTCCTCACGGCTGTACACCCACGCCCGGTCGCCGAGGATTTCCTTCCAGGCGGCCAGAACCTCCGCCGCGGCACCCTCGGCGGCGTAGACGTGCCGCGCCCGCGTCTCCCCGCCGATCGTCCGCACGCCCTCCAGCAGTTCGGGGGTGTCGTCGAGGTCGAGCTTCTCCCCGATCCGCACCATGCCGTGATCCGCGACCACGGCCAGCAGCGCGCCCGGCGGCAGACCTTCCACAATGGACTCGACCAGCCGGTCGACCTGACGCAGCTGCATCCGCCACGCGGCCGAACCCGGACCGTAGACGTGGCCGAGGAAATCCAGCTGGCTGTGGTACGAGTAGCAGAAGCTGCGGGGCTCGGCCAGCGCGTCGAGCGTGCGGGCGGCCAGGTCCCCGAGCGCGTGCACGCCGAGGTACCGCGCACCCCGCTGCACCGCCTGCGTCAACGCCGAGTTCGCGAACTTCGCCTCGGACACCACGCTCGTGCGCACGCCGGCCGCCGCGGCGCGCGCGAAGGTGGTCGGCAGCGGCTGCACCTCCTCCGGCGGCAGCGTGCCGCGCAGGTCGCCGCCGTCGTCGTGACTGCACCAGCGCAGGGCGTTGAGCACACCGGCGCCGGGCACCTCGAAGGTGTAACCGACCATGCCGTGCTCACCCGACGGCAGCCCGGTGCCGATCGCGGCCAGTCCGGCGGCGGTGGTCGACGGGTAGCCCACGCGCAGCTGCGACGACCGCAGTTCGTTGAGCACCGGGGCGTCGGCCGGATGCGCCTTGAGCAGCTCCCAGCCGAGGCCGTCGACGAGCAGGACGCACACACCGGACGCCTCGCCGAAGCCGAACGCGTCGGTGAACCCGTCGACGCCGAGCGCGGCGAGCGCGGACGGCACGACCTGGGACAGGTGGGGGTGATCGGTCAGCACGACGCCAGCTTCCCACTTCGGGCGGCCGGCCGCGATAATGGCGGCATGCCGACCTACGCCTACCGCTGCCGGGAATGCACCGAGACCTTCGAGCTGGTCCGCCCGATGGCCGAGTCCGGCGCGCCGGCGCCCTGCCCCGGCGGGCACGCCGACACGGTGAAGCTGCTGACCACCGTGGCGCTGACCGGCTCGTCCGCCGCCCCGGCGCCCGCCGGTGGTGGCGGCGGTTGCTGTGGTGGAGGCTGCTGCTCTTCCTGAGCACGGCGACGGTGGCCGCACGGTGATGGCCGCGGTGGCGGTGCCGCGGCGTGGTGGCAGCGGCCCGAGCCTCTAAGTGGTGTAGTCGCGGAAGCCCTTGCCGGTTTTGCGGCCGAGGCGTCCTGCGGTGACCAGGTGTTCCAGCAGCGGCGCCGGCGCGAAACCGGCCTCCCGGAACTCGTTGTACAGCGTGCGCTGGATGGCCAGCGACACGTCCAGCCCGACCACGTCGAGCAGTTCGAACGGTCCCATCGGCAGGCCGCACCCGACCTTCATCGCGGTGTCGATGTCCGCCGCCTCGGCGTAGTGCGCTTCCAGCATCTTCACCGCGTCGTTGAGGTACGGGAACAGCAGCGCGTTGACGATGAACCCGGCCCGGTCACCGCAGTGCACCGGGTGCTTGCCGACCGCCTCGCAGACCGCGTGCGCGGTGGCCACCACCTCCGGCGCGGTGGCGATCGTGCCGACCACCTCGACCAGCTTCATCACCGGGGCCGGGTTGAAGAAGTGCAGGCCGAGCACCTCGGTCGGGCGCGAGGTGGCCGCGGCGCACTCGATCACCGGCAGCGAGGACGTGGTGGTGGCCAGGATCGCGCCCGGTTTGACCGCGTCGTCGAGCGCGGCGAACACCGCGCGCTTGACCTCCAGCTCCTCGGCGACCGCCTCGATCACCAGGTCCACGTCGGCCAGTTCGGCGAACTCCACCGCCGGCCGGATGCGCTCCAGCGCGGCCCCCGCCTCCTCCTCGGTCAGCCGCCCCTTCTTCACCTGGCGGTCCAGCGACTTGCCGACCTTGCCCAGCGCCGCCCGCGCCTTGTCCTCGCTGCGCGCCCGCAGCACCACGTCGAACCCGCGCTTGGCGAAGACCTCGGCGATCCCGGTGGCCATCGTGCCGGTGCCGACCACGCCGACCACCCGCACCTCGCGCGGGGCGGCGTCCACAGTGGACCCACCGGTGACGCCGTCCACCACCACCGGCGAATCCGGGGCCTGGTAGGCGTAGAACCCCCGGCCCGACTTCCGGCCGAGCAGGCCCGCGGTGATCATCTGCTTGAGCAGCGGGGCCGGCGCGTGCAGCCGGTTGCGCGACTGCCGGTACATCGATTCGAGGATCTCGTACGCGGTGTCGAGCCCGATCAGGTCCAGCAGCGCGAGCGGCCCCATCGGGTAACCGCAGCCGAGGCGCATCGCCGCGTCCAGGTCCTCGCGGGTGGCGTAGCGCGCTTCGTACATCCGCACGGCGTGGTTGAGGTAGCCGAAGAGCAGCGCGTTCGCGATGAACCCGGCACGGTCGCCGGTGACCACCGGCTCCTTGCCGAGCCGCTGCGCGAAGGCGACCACGTCGGTCACCACGTCCGGCTCGGTGACGACCGTGCGCACCACCTCGACGAAGTTCAGCACCGGCGCGGGGTTGAAGAAGTGCAGCCCGACCACCTTGCCCGGCCGGGAGGTGTGCACGCCGATCTCGGTCACCGACAGCGAGGAGGTGTTGGAGGCGAGGATCGTCTCCGGCTTGATGATCTTGTCCAGCTGGGCGAAGACGTCCGCCTTCAGTTCGAGTCCCTCCGGCACGGCCTCGATGACCAGGTCCACGTCGGCGAGTTCGGCGAGCGAGGTGGTGCAGCGCACGCGCCCGAGCAGGGCGTCGCGTTCGTCCTCGGTCAGCTTGCCCTTGGCCAGCGCCCGGGCGGTCGAGTGCTCCAGGTGGCCGCGGCCCCTGGTGATCCCGGCGTCGTCCAGTTCGACGGCCACCACGTCCAGCCCGCTCCTGGCGAGCACCTCGGCGATCCCCGCGCCCATGGTGCCCAGCCCGACCACGCCCACGCTCGAGAACTCCCGTGCCACGATTGGCCTCCGTTGGTTACTCGCCGGTAAGGCACCGATAGTGACACGGGAAACGCGGAATGGCAGTTCGGGATCGAGCAAGATGGGGGCAGGCTCACGCGGGCAGGCGAGGGAACACCGTGTTCGCCACGTTCCGCATCACCCCGCACGGATCACCGCCGCTGTACATCGACACGAAGATCGACACGGTCTCCGCCTCCCCGTCCTTCGCCCCCGGCCACGGCTTCAGCGTGGTCAGCGCGGAGCAGTAGGTGCCACTGCCGACCCACACCATGGCCTGGCGCCCGCCCAGGGTTTCCGGCACGTAGCCGGCGTCGGCGGGGGTCGGCTTGTCCACCGAGAAGTACAGCGAGACGTAGTTCGAGCCGGACCGGCCCCAGCGGCAGCTGTGCTTGGTCAGCGTCTTGCGCGCGGGCTCGACGGTGCCGAGGTGGGCGCCGATCTCGGTGTCGCTGACGATGCCGCAGGCATCCACCGAACCGAGTGAACCGGCGGGGAAGTCCAGGTGCCCGACGCGCTTTTCCACCACCGCCGTCGCGGCGTGTTCGAGCACGTCCTCGATCACCGGGCACAACCGCTCCGACGAGATCTCCGGCGCTGACACGTCGACCGTGTCGTAGCTGCTGATGTTGGCCTGGAGGCTGAGCTCGTCGTCGAAGACGAGGTAGCGGTAGCAACTGCCGTCGTAGTCGCTGGTCGGCTTCTCGATGGTGAGCCGCCGCTTCAGCTCGGGACCATCGGGGATCTCGGTGGTGCTCGCGTACTCGATGCGGCTCTGCGCGTCGAGCACACCGCCGAGCCAGAGGTCCGCGTTCTGGCCGTCGAGCTGAACGCGGACGTAGCAGTTGTCGAGTGACACCCGGGGGCCTTCGGTCACGTCCTTCAGCTTGGACGCGTCGAGCAGGGTGCAGTAGTCGATCGTGGTGAGCTCGCCGAACGCGGTGGCGCCGTTCAGCGGCAGGCGCTCCTCCTCCGCCTTGGCCAACGCGGCCGGATCGGGGGCGGGCTTGCCGATGACCACCCCCGTGCAACCGCCGAGCAGCGTAACCAGCACCAGGATTCCGGCCGCCAAGCAAGCCCGGTTTCTTCGCATGGCCAACGCTAACGCGACCGGAACCCCTTGGCGGACGGCAATTACACCGGTTCGGACACTATTCGCCGAAGTCGGTCTCCACCAGCTCCTTGGCCCGCCGGATGGCCTCGGCCGCCTGGGCGCCCCTGGCGTCGATGTGGATCGTGTCGCCCTGGCGGGCGCCCAGCGACATCAGGCCGAGCACGCTGCGCGCGTCCACCTCCGAGTCACCGAGGCGCACCCGGACTTCGGCGTCCACGTCCGCCAGGGTCCGCGCGAGCAGTGCGGCCGGACGCGCGTGCAGGCCGACGTCGTTGCGCAGGGTCAGTTCGGCGGTCTCCTCGGCCGGGCTCTCCGCGGCCTCGGCGAGATCCGGCGCGGACCCGGCCGACGCGGCGGCATAGACCACCGCGGTCTTGTCACCACCGCCCTGCGCGGCGACGGCCGCCGCGATCGCGCCCTCGACCAGCGGGGCGTCGGCGACCACCGCGGCGTTCGGGTCCGCCAGTGACTCCGTGGCCAGTTCCGCGGTCATCTGCGCGCTGCCGAGGTCGTAGAGCAGGACCACGCCGCTGCCCGAGTCGGCCCGTTGCACCGCGGCGACGACCGCGTCGTAGTCGGTGCCCAGCCCGCCTTCGGCCAGCCCGCCGGCGGGCACCACGGTCACCTCCGGCGCCATCTCCGCGGCCAGTTCCGCCACGCCCTCGGCGAGCTTGGCGCTGTGCGAGACCAGTACCAGACCCACGCGGCTCATCGGGCGGCCTCCGCGAACGCGCGCAGCAGCAGCGCGGTCGAGCGCGCGCCGGGATCGGCGTGGCCCACGGCCCGCTCCCCGAGGTACGAGGCGCGCCCCTTGCGCGGCACGAGGTCCACTGTGGACTCATAACCCCGGTCCGCGGCGTCCGCGGCGGCGGTCAGCACGGCGGCGATGTCGGCCCCCTCCTGTTTCGCGGCGGCCTCGGCGGCTTCCACCGCGGGCGCCAGTGCGTCGATCATGGTCGCGTCGCCGACCTCGGCCTTACCCCGCGCCTTGACCCCGTCCAGTCCGGCCCGCAGCGCGGTCACCACCGCGTCGACGTCCAACGAGGACTGATCACCGAGCGAGGTGGAGGCCCGCAAGAAGGCCGTGCCGTACAACGGCCCGGCCGCGCCGCCCACCTTCGAGATCAGCGTGGTGGCCACGGTCTTCAGCACCGCGGCCGGGGTCGCCGGGGTCGCGGAGTCCAATGCGGACACCACGGCGGTGAAGCCGCGGTTGAGGTTCTCACCGTGGTCGGCGTCGCCGATCGCCCGGTCGAGGTCGATCAGTTCGGCCCGGTGCTCGGCCACCACCTCGGCCGCCGCGCGGATCGCCCGGCCGGTCCCGTTCGCGTCGCAGGCCACCTCAGACCCCCCACCGCAGTGCCGCCGTGTTGACCCACGAGTCCCACAGCTCGACCAGTTCGTCGTCCAGTTTCAGCAGCGTCAAGCTGATCCCCTGCATTTCCAGGCTGGTGATGTACGGCCCGACCAGCCGCCGTTCCACGGTGATGCCCTGCTCGGCGAGCAGGCGTTCGGCGATGCCGTGCGCCAGGTACAGCTCGACCTGCGGGGTGCCGCCCATCGAGTTGGTGAACAACAGCACCCGGTCGCCGCGCTCGAACGGCAGGTCCTCGGTGATCGCCGCCAGCATGCGGGCGACCAGCTGGTCGGCGGGCTCGGCCGGGATGCGCTCGCGGCCGGGTTCGCCGTGGATGCCGATGCCGAACTCGATCTCGTTGTCCGCCAAGGTGAAGCTCGGCTCACCGGCGTGCGGCACGGTGGGCGGGGTGAGCGCCACGCCGATCGAGCGCACCTGGCCGATCACCCGGCGGGCGACCGCTTCCACGTCGTCGAGCGAGTACCGGCGTTCGGCGGCGGCCCCGGCGATCTTCTCCAGCAGCACGGTGCCGCCGACGCCGCGGCGGCCCGCGGTGAAGGTGGAGTCGGCGACCGCCACGTCGTCGTCGATCACCACGCTGCGCACCTCGGTGCCCTCGGCGGCGGCCAGTTCCGCGGCGGTCTCGAAGTTCAGCACGTCCCCGGTGTAGTTCTTCACGATCAGCAGCGCGCCCGCGGCGGAGGCGGTGGCTTCGACCGCGGCCTGCACCGCGTCCGGCGTCGGCGAGGTGAACACCGCGCCCGGCACCGCCGCGTCGAGCATGCCCGGCCCGACGAACCCGCCGTGCAGTGGTTCGTGGCCGGAGCCGCCGCCGGAGATCACCGCCACCTTGCCGTCCACCGGGGCGTCCGCCCGGACCACCAGTGCCGGGTCCTCGACCACCCGCAGGATGCCGGAATGCGCCGCGGCCAGGCCTCTCAGTGATTCGACGACCACGTCGGCCGGGTCGTTGATGATCTTCTTCATCGAAGCCTCCCGCATTGGACAACCGCTGCGGGACCTTCCTACCGCCCCGGGCCACCCGGCGCCAAGGAACGACGCGCGCGTCAGGCCTTCGGCAGCTTGGCGACCACCGTCTTGGCCACCTTGACCGCCTTGTCGCAGGAACCGTCCGACTCCGCCGTGCCGTCGGCGCCGTTGTAGTCCACTTCGGCCCGCTCGGCGTTCTCCATGCCGTACTCGTCGGTGCCGATCACCCGGTGCCGCCAGGTCACCGTGCACTCGGGCTCGCCGTCCACCCTGGTCTTGGCGAAGCCCTGCACCCCGCCGCCGAGGTCGACCGGCGAGGAGCCCTCCTCCTCGGCCGGCGCGGAGGTGGGCCGGAAGGTGATCATCACCTGCGGGGTGCGCGAGCGGATGGAGCAGCCGTGCAGGCCCATCGGTGACGGGTCGTCCGGCTTGCCGCCGAGCACCTCGGCGACCACCGCGGTGTCCACGCTGGTGCAGGCGTCGACGCTGATCACCGTGCCAGGGGCGTCCGGGTGCTTCCTCGGGTTGCTGTGCAGCTTCTTGACCATCCGCTGCAGCGCGGTGCGCCCGGCCCCGCACGGGTCACCACCGGGGTAGTCGACCTGCAGCACGATGCCGGACTTCGGCTCCTTGGAGGTCACCGCGGTGACCGTGCAGGACTCGCCGTCCTTCTTCTCCAGCTGCGGCAGGCCCTCGACGGCGGTCTTCGCGTCGTCGATCGAGCCGATGATGATGCCGCCGATCTCCAGCGAGATCTTGATCTTCTTCTGGCCGGCGTCGGTGACGTCGGCGGCGCAGCGGTCCCAGCCGCTCGGACGCGGTTCGGCCGGGGTGCCGACCCCGGTGAAGGTCTCGGCCGCCAGCAGGCCGCACGGGTCGATCAGCCGCAGCGACTTCGCCGAGACCGCCGGGTCGGTGATCTCCCCGTTCGGCGCCGGGCCGGTGCCGCCCGACCCGCCCGGCTCCGGCGGCACCGTGGTGCGCTGGAAGTTCGAACGGGCCAGGTCGGCACCGCATCCGGCGACCGAACCGAACAGGGCCACCGCGGCGACCGCGGTCACCACGGTCCGGAAACGCACAGCTGAAGACACGGGTTGCACGGTAGCGGCCCGGGGGCCGCCCCGCGTGCACAACCTCGTGTTTCGGTTATTCGGTCGCCGACGGCGGCACGACCAGCGGCCGCAGCTTCGCCCACACCACGAAGCCCGCGGTGACGACCAGCATGCCGATGCCCGCCCACAGGTTGATGTTCAGCCCGTCGGCGCGGTTCAGCTCCTCTTCGGTGGTGAACCCGATGCCCATCACCAGCAGCACCAGGCCGTAGACGCCCAGCAGCAGGGCGATGATCAGCCGGATGTCGAAGCCGCCGGCGCGGCGCGGGGTGGATTCCGTGCTCATGTCCCGGCCCTCCTAGAAGATGATGTTCAGCACGATGGTGATCGCCAGCACGATGCCCGCCAGCAGGCCCGGCTTGCGGTACCAGCCGCTGTCCTCACCGGTGTCCGAGTGCTTGAGCGAGTCCTTCGGCGTGAGCGAGTACACCAGGCCGACCAGCTGCGCCTCGGGCTTGGGCTGGGTGGCGTAGGTGACCGCCACGCTGACCACCACGTCGACCACGAAGGCGGCACCGGCACCGATGAAGCTGGCGCCCTGGCCGGGCAGGTCCCACACGCCGGTCTCGGCGAGGATGAACACGCCGATCGCGGCGAGCGTGCCGGAGACCAGACCGGTCCAGCCCGCGGTCGCGGTCATCCGCTTCCAGAACATGCCCAGGATGAAGGTGGCGAACAGCGGCGCGTTGAAGAACGAGAACAGCTGCTGCAGGTAGTCCATCAGGTTCGAGTAGCTCGAGGCGATGAACGCGGTGCCGATGGCCAGGATGGTGCCCGCGGCGGTGACCAGGCGGCCGAAGCTCAGGTAGTAGCCGTCCGGCTTGTCCTTCTTGATGTAGGACTGCCAGATGTCGTAGGTGAACACCGTGTTGAACGAGCTCAGGTTCGCCGCCATGCCCGCCATGAACGAGGCCAGCAGACCGGCGATCGCGATGCCGAGCATGCCGTTGGGCAGCAGGTCGCGCATCAGCAGCAGGAGCGCGTAGTTGTAGTCCACGCCTTCGACGTTGGCGCCGCCCTTGAACTGGACCAGCTCGGTGACGGTGACCGCGGCGATCATGCCGGGGATGATCACGATGAACGGGATCAGCAGCTTCGGGAAGGCACCGATGATCGGCGTGCGGCGCGCGGCCGACATGGACTTCGACGCCATCGCGCGCTGGACCTCGACGAAGTTCGTGGTCCAGTACCCGAACGAGAGCACGAAGCCGAGGCCGAAGACCAGGCCGAGCACGGAGAGGAAGTTGTTGCCGAAGCCGGTCAGCTCGTTGCCCGGCCAGGAGCTGAGCTGCGCGTCGCCGCCGGGGCTGGCGGTGACCTTGTCGACCAGGCCCTGCCAGCCGCCGACCTTGTACAGGCCGACGAAGGTGAGCGGCACCAGCGCGGCGACGATCACGAAGAACTGCAGGACCTCGTTGTAGATCGCGGCGGACAGGCCGCCGAGCGCGGTGTAGGCGAGCACGATCACCGCGGCCAGGATGACCGACACCCAGATCGGCCAGCCGAGCAGCAGGTTGACCACGGTGGCCAGCAGGAAGAGGTTCGCGCCGGCGATCAGGATCTGGGCGACCGCGAAGCTGATGCCGTTGACCAGGTGAGCCGGTTTGCCGAAGCGGCGGAGCATGAACTCCGGCACGCTGCGGACCTTGGAGCCGTAGTAGAAGGGCATCATCACGATGCCGAGGAACAGCATGGCCGGGACCGCGCCGATCCAGAAGTAGTGCGCGGTCGGCATCCCGTACTGCGCGCCGTTCGCCGACATCCCCATGACCTCGATCGCGCCGAGGTTCGCCGAGATGAAGGCGAGACCGGTCACCCAGGCGGGCAGCGACCGGCCGGACAGGAAGAAGTCGAGACTGGTCGACACCTGCCTGCGGGCGAGGTAGCCGATGCCCAGTACCAGAACGAAGTAGAACGCGAGCAGGACGTAGTCCACCGCGTTCGCGTCTAGCCGCAGGTTCGCCTCAGCGAGCACACCCACCGGCCACCTCCAAGTTCAAACATTATCCAACAAGACCCACCAACGGGCGGACCTTACTGCATCTGGCTGAACCGGTACAGGGCAGGTTTCCGAAGAGTTGCCTCGGAATTGCGGGCAGCCCGCGGACCGGAGTCGCGGTGAGCGTACGACTCCGGAGCGTGTCGCGCTGGTCAGCGCCCGGATCGAGGCGCGAGCGGGCAACGAGGCGACCCGAACGGACACGGGGGTGGCTTTGGCGGCGGTTCAGTGCGTCTGGTCGGCCAACGCGGGCGACCAGCCGAGGCGGCTCGGCGCGGCGAGCCGCGCGGGGCGGGGCGGCCGAGACGGCTCGGCGCGGCGGGTAGCGCGGGGCGACCCGCGGCTCAGAAGAGGCGGAACTCGTCCGATTCGGTGCCGCGGAGTTTGTCGTAGTCGAGGGTCAGGCAGCGGATGCCGCGGTCCTCGGCGAGCGTGCGGGCCTGCGGCTTGATCTGCTGCGCCGCGAACACCCCGCGCACCGGCGCGAGCAGCGGATCGCGGTTCAGCAGCTCCAGGTAGCGCGTCAGCTGCTCGACCCCGTCGATCTCCCCGCGCCGCTTGATCTCCACCGCCACCGAGGCGCCGTCGGCGTCGCGGGCCATGATGTCCACCGGGCCGATCGCGGTCGGGAACTCCCGGCGCACCAGCGAGTACCCCTCCCCCAGCTCACCGATGTGCTCGGCCAGCAACTCCTGCAGGTGCGCCTCGACCCCGTCCTTGACCAGCCCCGGCTCGGCACCCAGCTCGTGCGCGGAGTCGTGCAGGATCTCGGCGAGGCTGATCACCAGCTTCTCCCCGGCCTTGTTCTGCACGGTCCAGATGTCGCGGTCCTCGATCAGCCAGCACGGC
Proteins encoded:
- the dhaK gene encoding dihydroxyacetone kinase subunit DhaK codes for the protein MKKIINDPADVVVESLRGLAAAHSGILRVVEDPALVVRADAPVDGKVAVISGGGSGHEPLHGGFVGPGMLDAAVPGAVFTSPTPDAVQAAVEATASAAGALLIVKNYTGDVLNFETAAELAAAEGTEVRSVVIDDDVAVADSTFTAGRRGVGGTVLLEKIAGAAAERRYSLDDVEAVARRVIGQVRSIGVALTPPTVPHAGEPSFTLADNEIEFGIGIHGEPGRERIPAEPADQLVARMLAAITEDLPFERGDRVLLFTNSMGGTPQVELYLAHGIAERLLAEQGITVERRLVGPYITSLEMQGISLTLLKLDDELVELWDSWVNTAALRWGV
- a CDS encoding DUF3558 domain-containing protein, with product MSSAVRFRTVVTAVAAVALFGSVAGCGADLARSNFQRTTVPPEPGGSGGTGPAPNGEITDPAVSAKSLRLIDPCGLLAAETFTGVGTPAEPRPSGWDRCAADVTDAGQKKIKISLEIGGIIIGSIDDAKTAVEGLPQLEKKDGESCTVTAVTSKEPKSGIVLQVDYPGGDPCGAGRTALQRMVKKLHSNPRKHPDAPGTVISVDACTSVDTAVVAEVLGGKPDDPSPMGLHGCSIRSRTPQVMITFRPTSAPAEEEGSSPVDLGGGVQGFAKTRVDGEPECTVTWRHRVIGTDEYGMENAERAEVDYNGADGTAESDGSCDKAVKVAKTVVAKLPKA
- the nucS gene encoding endonuclease NucS, giving the protein MRLVIARCQVDYAGRLTAHLPMATRLLLIKADGSVSIHSDDRAYKPLNWMSPPCWLIEDRDIWTVQNKAGEKLVISLAEILHDSAHELGAEPGLVKDGVEAHLQELLAEHIGELGEGYSLVRREFPTAIGPVDIMARDADGASVAVEIKRRGEIDGVEQLTRYLELLNRDPLLAPVRGVFAAQQIKPQARTLAEDRGIRCLTLDYDKLRGTESDEFRLF
- a CDS encoding sodium:solute symporter family protein, with the protein product MGVLAEANLRLDANAVDYVLLAFYFVLVLGIGYLARRQVSTSLDFFLSGRSLPAWVTGLAFISANLGAIEVMGMSANGAQYGMPTAHYFWIGAVPAMLFLGIVMMPFYYGSKVRSVPEFMLRRFGKPAHLVNGISFAVAQILIAGANLFLLATVVNLLLGWPIWVSVILAAVIVLAYTALGGLSAAIYNEVLQFFVIVAALVPLTFVGLYKVGGWQGLVDKVTASPGGDAQLSSWPGNELTGFGNNFLSVLGLVFGLGFVLSFGYWTTNFVEVQRAMASKSMSAARRTPIIGAFPKLLIPFIVIIPGMIAAVTVTELVQFKGGANVEGVDYNYALLLLMRDLLPNGMLGIAIAGLLASFMAGMAANLSSFNTVFTYDIWQSYIKKDKPDGYYLSFGRLVTAAGTILAIGTAFIASSYSNLMDYLQQLFSFFNAPLFATFILGMFWKRMTATAGWTGLVSGTLAAIGVFILAETGVWDLPGQGASFIGAGAAFVVDVVVSVAVTYATQPKPEAQLVGLVYSLTPKDSLKHSDTGEDSGWYRKPGLLAGIVLAITIVLNIIF